The proteins below come from a single Leishmania infantum JPCM5 genome chromosome 6 genomic window:
- a CDS encoding putative serine-threonine dehydratase: MPTFSDIMAARKALDGYVYETPIIESNALHGKTRHESVLLKCENLQRTGSYHVRGMTYRVIRAKEEDLGINNFVTHSSGNGGAALACAASNFQSTAHVVVPEDTNALITRSIRLYHGNFYYCKPDLKSRVEMEARLHAEFNKVAGKKRNQCMLVNPYSDEAIIAGHGTTGIEIMLQTDCSVDCVVIPVGGGALLAGAAIAVKGMKPHVGVFAAELAVPPDHYTVFKRGEVIEARKLKGDEKRPKGNKHGIRTELTDLANSYIDRYVDGVVHVSKEEMCYAFRYVYERCKLVVDTNAAIAVAAVLACPQELSNYRRICIVLSGGNVDLNDVPKIATARL, encoded by the coding sequence ATGCCGACCTTTAGCGACATCATGGCGGCGCGCAAGGCGCTGGACGGCTACGTTTATGAGACGCCGATCATCGAGAGCAACGCCCTGCATGGCAAGACGCGGCACGAGAGTGTCCTGCTCAAGTGCGAGaacctgcagcgcaccggcagctACCACGTCCGCGGCATGACGTACCGCGTGATACGCGCCAAGGAGGAAGATCTGGGCATCAACAATTTTGTTacccacagcagcggcaacggcggtgcagcgctggcgtgcgCGGCGAGCAACTTCCAGAGCACGGCGCACGTCGTCGTGCCGGAGGACACAAACGCCCTCATCACGCGCAGCATTCGCCTCTACCACGGCAACTTCTACTACTGCAAGCCGGACCTGAAGAGCCGTGTCGAGATGGAGGCGCGGCTCCACGCGGAGTTCAACAAGGTGGCTGGCAAGAAGCGCAACCAGTGCATGCTCGTGAACCCCTATAGCGACGAGGCCATCATCGCCGGCCACGGCACGACCGGCATCGAGATTATGCTCCAGACAGACTGCTCGGTGGACTGCGTTGTTATCCcggtcggcggtggcgcactGCTAGCGGGGGCGGCGATCGCCGTGAAGGGCATGAAGCCGCATGTCGGCGTCTTTGCGGCCGAGCTGGCTGTGCCGCCGGATCACTACACGGTTTTCAAGCGCGGCGAGGTCATCGAGGCACGCAAGCTCAAGGGCGATGAGAAGCGCCCCAAGGGCAACAAGCACGGCATCCGAACGGAGCTGACGGACCTTGCGAACAGTTACATTGACCGCTacgtcgacggcgtcgtgcacGTGTCGAAGGAGGAGATGTGCTACGCCTTCCGCTATGTGTACGAACGTTGCAAACTCGTCGTGGACACGAATGCTGCcatcgccgtggcggcggtgctggcctGCCCCCAGGAGCTGAGCAACTACCGCCGCATCTGCATTGTGCTTTCAGGGGGTAACGTGGACCTCAACGATGTGCCGAAGATtgcgacggcgcggctgtga